One stretch of Thalassophryne amazonica chromosome 19, fThaAma1.1, whole genome shotgun sequence DNA includes these proteins:
- the LOC117500822 gene encoding uncharacterized protein LOC117500822 isoform X1, giving the protein MLFLSLFLLVLRKSSVKSQTNYQNGFSMTASASTSASASTATPPPTTEVMEEDPPLLQLVAIPMYPVVVGQRVDMHCNSSVVSMHVKWTWHKLENAAWREVGQGRDLTLTKPEESGQYRCHAQNDKHATQLSMSPNHTVYIIPIPETVGEKLGKAAFALSLLDLIILLAGLFYLLWTKVYEGQTTSQIPGSKEGELPPKDSRKTVECDGVYMNYNESYTDLDPFSMAENEYSTLP; this is encoded by the exons ATGCTGTTTTTGTCTTTATTCCTCTTGGTATTGCGTAAGAGCTCAG TGAAATCACAGACTAATTACCAGAATGGATTCTCCATGACAGCTTCAGCTTCAACTTcagcttcagcttcaactgcaactccacctccaacTACAGAGGTTATGGAAG AAGATCCACCTCTGCTGCAGTTGGTTGCCATCCCTATGTACCCAGTTGTTGTGGGTCAAAGAGTTGACATGCACTGCAACTCCTCCGTGGTATCTATGCATGTCAAATGGACATGGCATAAACTGGAAAATGCCGCATGGAGAGAGGTTGGCCAGGGCAGAGATTTGACGCTCACCAAGCCAGAGGAGAGCGGACAATACCGCTGCCATGCCCAGAATGACAAGCACGCAACACAACTGAGCATGAGCCCAAACCACACGGTGTACATCATCCCCATACCTGAAACAG TGGGTGAGAAGCTGGGAAAAGCAGCGTTTGCCTTGTCTCTCCTGGATTTGATTATTCTCCTTGCCGGCCTGTTTTACCTCCTTTGGACAAAGGTCTACGAGGGTCAAACCACCTCCCAAATCCCAG GTTCCAAAGAAGGTGAACTTCCACCAAA GGACAGTCGAAAGACAGTGGAATGTGACGGAGTGTACATGAATTACAATGAATCCTACACAGATCTGGATCCATTCAGTATGGCTGAGAATGAGTACTCAACTCtcccatag
- the LOC117500822 gene encoding uncharacterized protein LOC117500822 isoform X2: protein MLFLSLFLLVLRKSSVKSQTNYQNGFSMTASASTSASASTATPPPTTEVMEDPPLLQLVAIPMYPVVVGQRVDMHCNSSVVSMHVKWTWHKLENAAWREVGQGRDLTLTKPEESGQYRCHAQNDKHATQLSMSPNHTVYIIPIPETVGEKLGKAAFALSLLDLIILLAGLFYLLWTKVYEGQTTSQIPGSKEGELPPKDSRKTVECDGVYMNYNESYTDLDPFSMAENEYSTLP, encoded by the exons ATGCTGTTTTTGTCTTTATTCCTCTTGGTATTGCGTAAGAGCTCAG TGAAATCACAGACTAATTACCAGAATGGATTCTCCATGACAGCTTCAGCTTCAACTTcagcttcagcttcaactgcaactccacctccaacTACAGAGGTTATGGAAG ATCCACCTCTGCTGCAGTTGGTTGCCATCCCTATGTACCCAGTTGTTGTGGGTCAAAGAGTTGACATGCACTGCAACTCCTCCGTGGTATCTATGCATGTCAAATGGACATGGCATAAACTGGAAAATGCCGCATGGAGAGAGGTTGGCCAGGGCAGAGATTTGACGCTCACCAAGCCAGAGGAGAGCGGACAATACCGCTGCCATGCCCAGAATGACAAGCACGCAACACAACTGAGCATGAGCCCAAACCACACGGTGTACATCATCCCCATACCTGAAACAG TGGGTGAGAAGCTGGGAAAAGCAGCGTTTGCCTTGTCTCTCCTGGATTTGATTATTCTCCTTGCCGGCCTGTTTTACCTCCTTTGGACAAAGGTCTACGAGGGTCAAACCACCTCCCAAATCCCAG GTTCCAAAGAAGGTGAACTTCCACCAAA GGACAGTCGAAAGACAGTGGAATGTGACGGAGTGTACATGAATTACAATGAATCCTACACAGATCTGGATCCATTCAGTATGGCTGAGAATGAGTACTCAACTCtcccatag